The Desmonostoc muscorum LEGE 12446 genome includes a region encoding these proteins:
- a CDS encoding SGNH/GDSL hydrolase family protein, whose product MKKQVLAAGFVLSSFFVLPLKASAANFSQIYAFGDSLVDTGNTYNFIKTGTGVEFPPSPPYFDGHFSNGPIWVEGLSSALGITQTNLAFGGATTGTLNTVNGNLPGLAQQIQGFTTTNPQADSKALYVIWAGANDYLGGGLTNPVEPVNNLINAIKSLASVGATNFLLANLPSLGAAPGTNNDPTVSAGLAALTNAHNSGLAAGINTLNQQPDIHVTLFDANSLFNRAIASPGEFGYTNVTDACLTITSPTSFTTCPNPNEYLFWDQLHPTTYTHSILAGAALVAVPESSPALGMLALGALGTVGVLKKRQRTY is encoded by the coding sequence ATGAAAAAACAAGTTTTAGCCGCAGGATTTGTATTATCCTCTTTTTTTGTGTTGCCACTAAAAGCATCGGCAGCAAATTTTAGTCAAATTTACGCATTTGGTGACAGCCTGGTTGATACTGGCAATACTTACAATTTCATCAAAACGGGTACAGGAGTTGAATTTCCTCCCAGTCCACCCTATTTTGACGGACACTTTTCCAATGGGCCAATTTGGGTAGAAGGTTTATCTTCTGCTTTGGGAATAACACAAACTAACCTTGCCTTTGGTGGTGCTACCACAGGTACCCTGAACACGGTTAATGGAAACTTACCTGGATTAGCTCAGCAGATACAAGGCTTTACCACAACTAATCCTCAAGCTGACAGCAAAGCGCTATATGTAATCTGGGCTGGTGCAAATGATTACCTTGGTGGTGGGCTGACAAACCCTGTTGAGCCAGTCAATAACTTAATAAATGCGATTAAATCACTTGCTAGTGTTGGTGCTACAAATTTTCTTCTAGCGAATTTACCTAGTTTAGGTGCTGCTCCTGGCACGAATAACGATCCAACGGTTTCTGCTGGACTAGCTGCTTTGACTAATGCCCATAACTCCGGCTTGGCCGCTGGTATTAATACTTTGAACCAGCAACCAGATATTCATGTCACCCTTTTTGATGCTAATTCCTTATTTAATAGAGCGATCGCATCTCCGGGAGAATTCGGTTATACAAATGTCACCGATGCTTGCTTGACAATAACCAGCCCAACGAGTTTCACTACCTGTCCCAACCCCAATGAATATTTATTCTGGGATCAGCTGCATCCCACAACATACACTCACAGCATTTTAGCAGGAGCTGCATTAGTAGCAGTTCCAGAATCTTCCCCAGCTTTAGGGATGTTGGCACTGGGTGCTTTAGGTACAGTAGGAGTGCTGAAGAAGCGTCAACGCACATATTGA
- a CDS encoding tetratricopeptide repeat protein produces the protein MKPLAKILQQADLISSEQIEIALKEQTKVAGLKLSEILVLHGWLKQETADFFSQDWPVLLEQKPKQPLGKYLKKAGLLNEQQIRTILAEQPQKKLRFGELAVLKGWLKPTTIKFFLEHLALESQLQQEEEVSNNQSSAQIEQLHLKMIVPQQNNLKISNPIKHSVFAFNSLEQESASLTLFTPNTIELFKLDEKASCPEALLAEVQFWTNGQPSLAEKIFQLVAQSPDYIAAGAEAATVQQIVQNNLINNWQTQVTAEHLQRIHESTINNVQCDPLSLLELYRQIWQEGELPTNNSPEQAELLRIGLVIQQQDKLKVGNRIYQAVFNCNWVNQEFEKILAASSAKTTINLNVSNTITAPESRPYKRFFVLLAIAGLMVCGSGVIFLSFSIFRWLQVEMIFKQGNVLLQQGEYQEAIAKYNNLLKFDSNYYQSWTNRGYALAGLKNYNKMLESCTTATIIHPEAVYAWNCKGEALYNLKQYNEAIWAFDQAIRLNSKDPVFWINKTEALLALKQPDAALTTINQAIELLKQISEKDANAKELAVAFSYQGKVLFQKQEYEGSLKAYEQALKYSPKYFVALRGKGMALQALKRDDQAIAQFYFLLDHQQLSDTQKAEVWYYLGLSLCKFQQPEKAIAAFDKALKLKPNYQPSEQVKETCPK, from the coding sequence ATGAAGCCACTTGCTAAAATTTTACAACAGGCTGACCTGATTTCATCTGAGCAGATAGAGATTGCTCTCAAAGAGCAGACCAAAGTTGCTGGGTTGAAGCTTAGTGAAATTCTAGTGCTGCACGGATGGCTTAAACAAGAAACGGCTGATTTTTTTTCTCAGGATTGGCCAGTGTTACTGGAGCAAAAACCAAAACAGCCCTTGGGCAAATATTTAAAAAAAGCTGGACTATTAAATGAACAGCAAATCAGAACTATCCTTGCTGAACAACCGCAGAAAAAACTTCGCTTTGGGGAATTAGCAGTACTTAAGGGTTGGTTGAAACCTACTACAATTAAGTTTTTTCTGGAGCATTTGGCTTTAGAATCGCAACTCCAACAGGAGGAAGAAGTTTCAAATAATCAAAGTTCAGCACAGATAGAACAATTGCATTTGAAAATGATAGTGCCACAGCAGAACAATTTGAAAATCTCGAACCCCATTAAGCATTCAGTTTTTGCTTTCAATTCCCTAGAGCAAGAATCAGCGAGTCTAACACTGTTTACCCCTAATACTATAGAATTATTCAAATTAGATGAAAAAGCTAGTTGTCCGGAAGCTTTGCTCGCAGAAGTACAATTCTGGACAAATGGGCAACCGTCTCTTGCTGAAAAGATTTTTCAATTGGTTGCACAATCGCCAGATTATATTGCCGCAGGTGCAGAAGCAGCAACAGTGCAACAAATAGTACAAAATAACTTAATTAACAATTGGCAAACTCAAGTCACCGCTGAGCATTTGCAACGGATACATGAAAGTACAATCAACAATGTGCAATGCGATCCGTTATCTCTGTTGGAACTGTATCGGCAAATTTGGCAAGAGGGCGAATTACCAACCAACAACAGTCCAGAACAGGCAGAACTGTTGCGTATAGGATTGGTAATCCAACAACAAGACAAGCTAAAAGTTGGGAACCGCATTTACCAAGCAGTTTTTAATTGCAATTGGGTAAACCAGGAGTTCGAGAAAATACTTGCTGCCTCATCGGCAAAAACAACTATCAATTTGAATGTCAGTAATACCATTACTGCGCCTGAATCTAGACCATATAAACGATTCTTTGTGTTGCTAGCAATAGCTGGTTTAATGGTCTGTGGTTCTGGCGTGATTTTTTTAAGTTTCAGTATATTTAGATGGTTACAAGTAGAAATGATTTTTAAACAAGGTAATGTGTTATTGCAGCAAGGAGAGTATCAAGAAGCGATCGCCAAATATAACAACCTTTTAAAATTTGATAGCAACTACTACCAATCTTGGACTAACCGAGGCTATGCACTAGCTGGACTCAAAAACTACAACAAAATGCTAGAATCATGCACTACAGCAACAATCATTCATCCAGAAGCTGTTTATGCCTGGAATTGCAAAGGTGAAGCGCTATATAACCTCAAACAATATAATGAGGCGATCTGGGCTTTCGATCAAGCGATTAGACTCAACTCCAAAGATCCTGTATTCTGGATTAATAAAACTGAGGCACTACTAGCACTCAAGCAACCAGATGCAGCCCTTACTACTATTAATCAAGCAATTGAACTGTTAAAACAAATTTCGGAAAAAGATGCAAATGCCAAAGAGTTAGCTGTTGCTTTTAGCTATCAAGGTAAGGTCTTATTCCAAAAACAAGAATACGAAGGCTCTCTAAAAGCCTATGAACAGGCATTAAAATACAGTCCCAAATACTTTGTGGCTTTACGGGGTAAAGGGATGGCGCTACAAGCTCTAAAAAGAGACGATCAAGCGATCGCGCAATTTTATTTTCTTCTAGATCATCAGCAGCTAAGTGATACTCAAAAAGCTGAAGTATGGTATTATTTGGGGTTGAGCCTGTGTAAATTCCAGCAACCCGAAAAAGCGATCGCCGCTTTCGATAAAGCTCTCAAACTCAAACCCAATTACCAACCTTCAGAACAAGTTAAAGAAACTTGTCCAAAATAA
- a CDS encoding AAA family ATPase, whose protein sequence is MIPVPRLDLAPNLKRLLSVWNPFDYLRLLYWVFFFPQALRWYVDTFEGGYISEGEMNWRERWELLLQNAIQRQLFFQGLVLILVTPVTVSLIFQTVNVPVDWFGVVGGMAFGVAFGVAFGVAVGVAFGVAFGVALGVVGGLAFGVVGGVVGGVVEGVAFGVAFGIALGVVGGVPVSVAGGTAGGLQLDVPEGVAFGVVLGVAFGGVLGVAFGGVLGVALGLGDGVAFIVAFGVALGVAVVRPETWLLGSPLNLRIIRNGSWLLPHITPLPLPNLGWHLQNWLQNDWETGLHNTNELLAYTLQFIPVVQAVNRVIAKIPSEEIIWYISRLAENPFDWKLVYSVSVFSRLDTPTAAAAAGFWHLHEKEPARAIEAFDVVRSLPYGEEMFTLAQTLALFQGDETKKPASIAAIQVPPFPQEQLLRPDTWKVLANLRRVVEDVQFIERNVSRSARSLALNRALGELTKILNQPDRLPQAERGLIIDIAQTWKESLLQIAGEVGEISITKPVVNPYIVGDPVQGHLFIGREDIIRQLEELWVIGKQLQSVVLYGHRRMGKTSILLNAANCLGSQIQLAYVNLLRLGDTPQGVGEVLMAICDEISQAIKLPPPADADLLNLPYRTFERYLKQVEAKLEGGLIIALDEFEKIEGLIEAKKIPMDFMGFLRGLVQMSSKIAFAFAGLHTLEEMTADYFQPFFASVIPIHVGFQERAATRQILANPGNEDFPLDYIPEALDEIYALTHGQPYLVQLLGFQLVRRYNDFVFEQGRSRDPVFTVEDVEAVINSPEFFQRGRYYFDGVWGQAARGADGQQAIVRVLAPHPEGLSLDALAQFTGMNDGDLQQALNTLKRHDVVEETQGKWRIMVELFRRWVLR, encoded by the coding sequence ATGATTCCTGTACCCCGGCTAGACTTAGCACCCAATTTAAAGCGTCTCCTGTCTGTGTGGAATCCCTTCGATTATTTGCGTCTTTTGTACTGGGTGTTTTTCTTTCCCCAAGCTTTGCGGTGGTATGTAGATACATTCGAGGGTGGGTATATTTCTGAAGGGGAAATGAATTGGCGAGAAAGATGGGAGTTATTGCTTCAAAATGCTATCCAACGTCAATTATTTTTCCAAGGATTAGTTTTAATATTAGTTACACCCGTCACCGTAAGTCTAATTTTTCAAACTGTAAATGTTCCCGTTGACTGGTTCGGCGTGGTGGGAGGCATGGCGTTCGGTGTGGCGTTCGGTGTGGCGTTCGGCGTGGCGGTAGGCGTGGCGTTCGGTGTGGCGTTCGGCGTGGCGTTGGGCGTGGTGGGAGGCCTGGCGTTCGGCGTGGTGGGAGGCGTGGTGGGAGGCGTGGTGGAAGGCGTGGCGTTCGGCGTGGCGTTCGGCATAGCGTTGGGCGTGGTGGGAGGCGTTCCGGTGTCCGTAGCGGGAGGCACGGCGGGGGGTCTGCAATTAGACGTGCCAGAAGGCGTGGCATTCGGTGTGGTGTTAGGCGTGGCATTCGGTGGGGTGTTAGGCGTGGCATTCGGTGGGGTGTTAGGCGTGGCGTTAGGCCTAGGAGATGGCGTGGCGTTTATAGTGGCGTTCGGCGTAGCGTTAGGTGTGGCAGTAGTGCGTCCAGAAACCTGGCTTCTTGGCTCACCTTTAAACTTGCGAATCATCCGAAACGGTAGCTGGCTACTCCCCCACATCACTCCGCTTCCCCTTCCTAATCTCGGTTGGCACTTGCAAAATTGGTTGCAAAATGATTGGGAAACAGGTTTACATAATACTAACGAACTGCTTGCATATACCCTACAATTCATTCCTGTTGTGCAAGCAGTTAATAGAGTAATTGCCAAAATTCCTTCAGAGGAAATTATTTGGTATATATCTCGGCTAGCAGAAAATCCCTTTGATTGGAAATTAGTATATTCAGTTTCAGTATTCAGTCGTTTAGATACTCCTACCGCTGCTGCTGCGGCTGGCTTTTGGCATCTGCATGAAAAAGAGCCAGCTAGGGCAATAGAGGCTTTTGATGTAGTGCGTTCTCTTCCCTATGGCGAGGAAATGTTTACCCTTGCCCAAACTTTAGCGCTGTTTCAGGGGGATGAAACTAAAAAACCAGCCTCTATTGCTGCTATCCAAGTTCCTCCTTTTCCACAGGAGCAGCTTTTACGTCCAGATACCTGGAAAGTGCTTGCTAATCTGCGTCGAGTTGTTGAAGATGTTCAGTTTATTGAACGCAACGTCTCACGTTCAGCCAGGTCTTTAGCTCTCAATCGAGCATTAGGCGAACTGACAAAGATCCTAAATCAACCTGACAGACTACCGCAAGCAGAGCGAGGGTTAATTATAGATATCGCTCAAACTTGGAAAGAAAGCCTTTTACAAATCGCTGGTGAAGTCGGAGAAATTTCCATCACCAAGCCTGTGGTTAATCCTTATATTGTAGGCGACCCCGTTCAAGGTCATCTGTTTATTGGGCGAGAAGATATCATCAGACAATTAGAAGAACTCTGGGTAATAGGTAAGCAACTCCAGTCTGTAGTTCTCTACGGTCACAGGCGCATGGGCAAAACTTCCATTCTGCTTAACGCTGCTAACTGTTTAGGCTCACAAATACAGCTAGCATATGTCAACTTGCTACGTTTGGGAGATACCCCTCAAGGTGTGGGTGAGGTGTTGATGGCAATTTGTGATGAAATTTCTCAAGCTATAAAACTTCCACCACCAGCTGACGCTGATTTGCTTAATCTTCCCTACCGGACTTTTGAACGTTATTTAAAACAGGTGGAAGCCAAGCTAGAAGGTGGGTTAATCATCGCCTTAGACGAGTTTGAGAAAATTGAAGGTTTAATTGAAGCGAAAAAAATCCCTATGGATTTTATGGGTTTCCTGCGTGGTTTGGTGCAAATGAGTTCTAAAATCGCCTTTGCATTTGCTGGTTTGCACACTTTAGAAGAAATGACAGCAGATTATTTTCAACCCTTCTTTGCCAGCGTCATTCCTATTCATGTAGGCTTTCAAGAACGTGCAGCTACTCGCCAAATTCTCGCTAACCCAGGTAATGAAGACTTCCCTCTCGACTACATACCGGAAGCTTTAGATGAAATTTATGCTTTGACACATGGTCAACCATATTTAGTGCAACTGCTGGGTTTTCAGCTAGTGCGCCGCTACAATGACTTTGTTTTTGAGCAAGGGCGAAGCCGCGATCCAGTTTTCACAGTAGAAGACGTGGAAGCAGTTATCAATAGCCCTGAGTTTTTCCAGCGAGGACGCTATTACTTTGATGGAGTTTGGGGTCAGGCGGCGCGGGGTGCTGATGGTCAACAGGCAATTGTACGAGTACTTGCACCTCACCCAGAAGGGCTAAGTCTGGATGCCTTAGCTCAGTTTACAGGTATGAACGACGGTGATTTACAGCAAGCGCTGAATACTCTGAAGCGTCATGATGTCGTTGAGGAAACTCAGGGAAAATGGCGGATTATGGTAGAACTGTTTCGCCGCTGGGTTTTACGGTAG
- a CDS encoding AAA family ATPase, with translation MDSQEALAFINKLLANDKQVLNELEQKLFLGMWERKAYKEIVNDGSYSAEHVRDVGANLCKKIGVILEIQVKKRNFRNPIIAVYQQYSEQALPSQVPILEPTNPSPRHELHSYHLSQQNHNPFIPLNGRVEENYLFFDREREIRRVFEVLNSGSSIVLIGEEGIGKSSLLWMIYQEAENRLNVQRQPVFLDLNLLHNETQFYSNLCHEIGIDECQGYQLTRNLRSCKILLAIDNVGKLTGEGFTRNIRDYLRGLAEGNNAPLKLILAATEPLNNLFKDSQDQGNTSPLAGICQEEQIHPWDKDTIRTFISSRLARTTVNFTEEEIVQLIQESGGHPRKLMQFCYQTYSRYVESLQ, from the coding sequence ATGGACTCACAAGAAGCATTAGCATTCATTAATAAGCTACTTGCAAATGATAAGCAAGTCTTAAATGAGTTGGAACAAAAGCTCTTTTTAGGAATGTGGGAAAGGAAGGCGTATAAAGAGATTGTTAATGATGGTTCTTATAGTGCAGAACATGTGAGAGATGTGGGTGCAAATTTATGTAAAAAGATTGGAGTAATTTTAGAAATACAAGTTAAAAAAAGAAATTTTAGAAATCCAATAATAGCAGTATATCAACAGTATTCAGAACAAGCTTTACCTTCCCAAGTACCAATTTTAGAACCAACGAATCCATCACCAAGACATGAATTACATTCATATCATCTATCCCAGCAAAATCATAATCCTTTCATTCCCTTGAATGGCAGAGTAGAAGAAAATTATCTATTCTTCGACCGAGAGCGCGAAATACGACGAGTATTTGAGGTACTGAATAGCGGTAGTAGTATAGTTTTAATTGGGGAAGAGGGAATCGGAAAATCCTCGCTGTTATGGATGATTTACCAAGAAGCAGAAAATCGTCTCAACGTTCAACGCCAGCCAGTTTTCTTAGATCTGAATTTACTTCATAATGAAACCCAATTTTATAGTAATTTGTGCCATGAAATTGGTATAGACGAATGTCAGGGCTATCAGTTAACCCGCAATTTACGAAGTTGTAAAATACTACTGGCTATAGACAATGTAGGAAAACTAACAGGGGAAGGTTTTACTCGAAACATAAGGGATTATTTGCGCGGTTTAGCTGAAGGAAATAATGCTCCATTGAAGCTGATTTTAGCTGCCACCGAACCCCTGAATAACCTTTTTAAGGATAGTCAGGATCAAGGGAATACTTCTCCGTTGGCAGGTATTTGCCAAGAGGAACAAATTCATCCTTGGGATAAAGACACTATACGTACTTTTATTAGCAGCCGTTTAGCTAGAACTACTGTGAATTTTACTGAAGAGGAAATCGTTCAACTCATCCAAGAAAGTGGCGGACATCCTCGCAAACTGATGCAATTTTGTTATCAAACTTATTCGCGGTATGTGGAAAGTTTGCAATGA